A window from Catenulispora sp. MAP5-51 encodes these proteins:
- a CDS encoding metallophosphoesterase → MPVVIAHVSDIHIDAGPRAIERTRRVFDHLDALPADLDLVVLTGDVADHGLDSEYETVREATATRHPLLVCPGNHDDREAFRRTLLGVPPSAGPIDQVHRTDRFVVALCDSSIPRQDDGYLADTTLEWLTTELDATPDGVPFLIGFHHPPVDLHTPFVDPIRQFGEERLAKAVAGRPNVVAFLAGHAHTAAATRFAGLPLLVAPGVVSTVPLPWEGERAVHLDQPPSLAFHVIDDRHRITTHYRSVV, encoded by the coding sequence ATGCCAGTCGTCATCGCGCACGTCAGCGACATCCACATCGACGCCGGACCCCGCGCCATCGAGCGCACCCGCCGCGTCTTCGACCATCTCGACGCCCTGCCGGCCGACCTGGACCTGGTCGTGCTCACCGGGGACGTCGCCGACCACGGCCTGGACAGCGAGTACGAGACCGTCCGCGAAGCCACGGCCACCCGCCACCCGCTGCTGGTCTGCCCCGGGAACCACGACGACCGCGAGGCGTTCCGGCGCACGCTGCTCGGCGTGCCGCCCTCGGCCGGGCCCATCGACCAGGTCCACCGCACCGACCGGTTCGTCGTCGCCCTCTGCGACTCCTCGATCCCGCGGCAGGACGACGGGTACCTCGCCGACACGACGCTGGAGTGGCTGACCACCGAACTGGACGCGACGCCGGACGGCGTCCCCTTCCTGATCGGCTTCCACCACCCGCCGGTCGACCTGCACACGCCGTTCGTGGACCCGATCCGGCAGTTCGGCGAGGAGCGGCTGGCGAAGGCGGTCGCCGGGCGGCCGAACGTCGTCGCCTTCCTGGCCGGGCACGCGCACACCGCCGCCGCCACCCGCTTCGCCGGGCTGCCGCTGCTGGTCGCGCCGGGCGTGGTCTCCACGGTGCCGCTGCCGTGGGAGGGCGAGCGGGCGGTCCACCTGGACCAGCCGCCGTCGCTGGCCTTCCACGTCATCGACGACCGGCACCGGATCACCACGCACTATCGCAGCGTCGTGTGA
- a CDS encoding arylamine N-acetyltransferase, with protein MDFDLDAYLGRIGYTGDRTPTAATLAALQRAHIQVIPFENLDPVRGVIPALDLDALMAKLVHDTTRGGYCYEHNTLYAAALRALGYRVTLLTGRVLVGAKPGDLRPRTHMLLLAEAPGDPRRYLTDVGFGSEGALLDPMPLAEGEVGDDPRRHRLAVTPADSPLEQWVLRAFLDGEWRDQYSFTVEPFYGPDFAVINFFMAGNPRSPFGSRVYACRTLPDRLLKLDARTFTVSHADGTSVKRELADDAEVRTVLAEEFGIVAPEALKEA; from the coding sequence GTGGACTTCGACCTCGACGCGTACCTGGGCCGCATCGGCTACACCGGCGACCGCACCCCGACAGCCGCGACGCTGGCCGCACTCCAGCGCGCGCACATCCAGGTCATCCCCTTCGAGAACCTGGACCCGGTCCGCGGGGTCATCCCCGCCCTGGACCTGGACGCGCTCATGGCGAAGCTGGTCCACGACACCACGCGCGGCGGCTACTGCTACGAGCACAACACCCTCTACGCCGCGGCCCTGCGCGCACTCGGCTACCGGGTCACGCTGCTGACCGGCCGCGTGTTGGTCGGCGCCAAGCCCGGCGACCTGCGCCCCCGCACGCACATGCTGCTGCTCGCCGAAGCCCCGGGCGACCCGCGGCGGTACCTGACCGACGTCGGCTTCGGCAGCGAGGGCGCGCTGCTGGACCCGATGCCGCTGGCCGAGGGCGAGGTCGGCGACGACCCGCGCCGCCACCGCCTGGCCGTCACCCCCGCCGACAGCCCGCTGGAGCAGTGGGTCCTGCGCGCGTTCCTGGACGGCGAGTGGCGGGATCAGTACTCGTTCACGGTCGAGCCGTTCTACGGACCCGACTTCGCGGTCATCAACTTCTTCATGGCCGGGAACCCGCGATCGCCGTTCGGCTCGCGCGTCTACGCCTGCCGGACGCTGCCGGACCGCCTGCTGAAGCTGGACGCCCGCACCTTCACCGTGTCCCACGCCGACGGGACCTCGGTCAAGCGCGAGCTCGCCGACGACGCCGAGGTCCGCACGGTGCTGGCCGAGGAGTTCGGGATCGTGGCACCGGAGGCGTTGAAGGAGGCATAG
- a CDS encoding TIGR03086 family metal-binding protein, whose amino-acid sequence MISTGYAALDASHVALRTVIAALADADLDRPTPCSQWSLAQVLRHAAGDQIGFAAFLDGGAGPDENPFTPSATPPQDPKAFLEQALNRSAGAWAAVDPQTEEVAVPVPPNKLSARVGAGACALDAAVHAWDIAMASGQASPLTPDLSAELLVVARQIVEPLRQFGAYAPELAPEQGDDAEAELLRYLGRDPRWTAVTAG is encoded by the coding sequence ATGATCAGCACCGGTTACGCCGCTCTGGACGCCTCGCACGTCGCGCTGCGCACCGTGATCGCCGCGCTCGCCGACGCCGACCTGGACCGTCCGACTCCCTGCTCGCAGTGGTCCCTCGCCCAGGTGCTGCGGCACGCGGCCGGCGACCAGATCGGGTTCGCGGCCTTCCTCGACGGCGGCGCCGGGCCCGACGAGAACCCCTTCACCCCGTCGGCGACGCCGCCGCAGGACCCGAAGGCGTTCCTGGAGCAGGCTTTGAACCGGTCGGCCGGCGCCTGGGCCGCCGTCGACCCGCAGACCGAGGAGGTCGCGGTCCCGGTGCCGCCGAACAAGCTGAGCGCCCGAGTCGGCGCCGGGGCGTGCGCCCTGGACGCGGCGGTCCACGCCTGGGACATCGCGATGGCCTCCGGGCAGGCTTCGCCGCTGACCCCGGACCTGTCCGCCGAGCTGCTGGTCGTCGCGCGCCAGATCGTCGAGCCGCTGCGCCAGTTCGGGGCGTACGCGCCGGAGCTGGCGCCCGAGCAGGGCGACGACGCCGAGGCGGAGCTGCTGCGCTACCTCGGCCGGGACCCGCGGTGGACGGCCGTCACGGCCGGGTGA
- a CDS encoding PLP-dependent aminotransferase family protein → MAKAWTGSRIDLHLDLTAAGPAKRRAALEAALREAIRDGSLRPGVPLPSSRGLAEQLGLSRGTVTSAYGQLVDEGFLTSRPGSGTAVADVRDPKPPAASPHRFAAVRPEHDLRPGSPDLAAFPLRGWTAATRRVLAAARPELFGAGDPQGRFELRAALADYLGRTRGVQTSADRVVITSGYHHSVQLVARVLRSQGAKTVAWEDPGHAVFRGLVAGAGLSLRVRPLPVDEGGAVVEALTDESAVFLTPAHQYPTGVPLDPARRRAVVEWARARGALVIEDDYDGEFRYDRRPVGAMQPVATCEVVYCGSVSKTLGPGLCLGWLALPSRLVEAFVRAKLETEPFGESVGQAVLADFVSSHAYDRHVRAARLRYGRRRERLLAVLEEFPGLTAHGVPAGLHVLVTLPAGGPGESEIRAAGEARGVAVRGLAELYQDPDEARQGLLIGYAGPAERAYPAALEALAGTLRAVGLQTAPNRPWSESSSRTTTRPPARSRTARGSCRSR, encoded by the coding sequence ATGGCGAAAGCTTGGACCGGTTCGCGCATCGACCTGCATCTCGACCTCACCGCCGCCGGGCCGGCGAAGCGCCGCGCCGCGCTGGAGGCGGCGCTGCGCGAGGCGATCCGCGACGGCAGCCTGCGCCCCGGCGTGCCGCTGCCGTCCAGTCGAGGCCTGGCCGAACAACTCGGGCTCTCGCGCGGCACGGTGACCTCCGCCTACGGCCAGCTCGTCGACGAGGGCTTCCTCACCTCGCGGCCCGGATCCGGCACCGCGGTCGCCGACGTCCGCGACCCGAAGCCGCCGGCCGCCTCGCCGCACCGGTTCGCGGCCGTGCGGCCGGAGCACGACCTGCGGCCGGGGAGCCCGGATCTGGCGGCGTTCCCGCTGCGCGGCTGGACCGCCGCGACCCGGCGGGTGCTCGCGGCGGCCCGGCCGGAGCTGTTCGGCGCCGGCGATCCGCAGGGCCGCTTCGAGCTGCGGGCCGCGCTGGCCGACTACCTCGGCCGGACCCGCGGCGTGCAGACCTCGGCCGACCGCGTCGTCATCACCAGCGGTTATCACCACAGCGTGCAGCTGGTCGCGCGGGTGCTGCGGTCGCAGGGGGCGAAGACGGTGGCGTGGGAGGACCCGGGGCACGCGGTCTTCCGAGGGCTGGTCGCCGGCGCGGGTCTGTCCCTGCGGGTGCGGCCGCTGCCGGTGGACGAGGGCGGAGCGGTGGTGGAGGCCCTGACCGACGAGTCCGCCGTGTTCCTCACCCCGGCGCATCAGTATCCGACCGGTGTGCCGCTGGACCCGGCGCGGCGGCGGGCGGTCGTCGAATGGGCCCGGGCGCGCGGAGCGCTGGTCATCGAGGACGACTACGACGGCGAGTTCCGCTACGACCGGCGTCCGGTCGGTGCCATGCAGCCGGTGGCGACCTGCGAGGTCGTCTACTGCGGGTCGGTCTCCAAGACCCTCGGCCCCGGGCTGTGCCTGGGCTGGCTGGCGCTGCCGTCGCGGCTGGTCGAGGCGTTCGTGCGGGCGAAGCTGGAGACGGAGCCCTTCGGCGAGAGCGTCGGGCAGGCGGTGCTCGCCGACTTCGTGTCCTCCCATGCCTACGACCGGCACGTCCGCGCGGCCAGGCTTCGTTATGGCAGGCGCCGCGAGCGATTGCTGGCTGTGCTTGAGGAGTTCCCGGGGCTGACCGCGCACGGCGTCCCCGCCGGTCTGCACGTCCTGGTGACGCTGCCCGCCGGCGGACCGGGGGAGAGCGAGATCCGGGCCGCGGGCGAGGCGCGCGGCGTGGCGGTCCGCGGCCTGGCCGAGCTGTACCAGGATCCGGATGAGGCCCGGCAAGGACTGCTCATCGGGTATGCCGGGCCCGCGGAGCGCGCGTACCCGGCGGCGCTCGAAGCGCTCGCCGGGACTTTGCGCGCGGTGGGTCTCCAGACGGCTCCTAACCGACCGTGGTCCGAGTCTTCTTCACGCACCACCACGCGACCGCCAGCGCGATCACGAACAGCCCGAGGTTCATGCCGTTCTCGATGA